In Aedes albopictus strain Foshan chromosome 3, AalbF5, whole genome shotgun sequence, the genomic window TTACATTTTTATTTATGGCCCTTTccaatcggttgaggtttagtgccaaaaagtgatgtgatttTTTTGtacgcacgcacacacacacacacacacacacacacacacacacacacacacacacacacatacacacacacacacacacacacacacacacacacacacacacacacacacacacacacacacacacacacagctggcagcttgggaattcatcctaagcgaaaatcgttcgaacatccgtgtggattaccacctttggctcttccttcggggagtgaccgagcttctggtttccagatagctcaagcagaggatgcctaggatgtggcggggtttcaacagtgggctctgttggatctccataaaaagccacacatccgcaagcaactctgtacaagcgacctggtaccgcttccaaagtgccttagcccaaatactcggagtgccaaccggcacatcaggatcgatgccagtaacatcctgattatggcatactggtcaacgcaaacgacaacggactacggactatggatcggatggcgatgatgggctgacattcgtgctgttctgttccctgagtaaggaagggtgacacctacttgaaacggcgagcgggctaacagtacgtttgcctccgtcccgttaaaaccttggcaggcctccaggtacgttcaatactcgcaccaacaaaggtgggtagtaggctcagatggaacattcctgacctacgctgatccggctctggacacgtaccccatgaaggtacgcgttcaaccctcgcttggcctccctgctttgcaaagataaccaagggatcgtaagcgactactacaacgagtggagatagcggcccggagtggggacccaacaaaatggagaatctaacgaataccgaagtcgaggaggacgcgaacgtgttccgaagaagcgagaggatgcagagatcaccagtgacaccgctggaaaccgcagcgatcgctaccagtagcacaatccgaagcgagcttcaaggaaaccaacaggagctagggtcttcgaaccagcgagtgttcacaccgacgccgaagagcagtgctgctcaagagtcgggtttgggtgaggtgaggaagaaggtgaacgaactgtacgagtttgtgaaggacagacacaacgtgcacctgaaaattaagcagatggtgacgaacatcaaatctgctgttatagctgccgaacgagagcaaaaggcacttagattgagagctgaaacagctgaaaaggctgtaacggaagctgcaggaagagctacggcggaaactcgggagacgcctaagagtcaccgctcggagaaaagaggtagggacacgcctggagacgaggaagtcccgaagaagcagaagaacgatcagtcgcgcgtcgacaatcagagaaacgatggcagagacagtggatggcgcaccgttgaaagccagcgagttaagaagaaaaagcgaaaggaaaaaatagaaaggaagacggaaccggaaaagaaagataaacttcggccatctaggaggaaaagcagaggtgatgccctcatagtcgaagcgagcgacaagacaacgtacgctgcgcttctcaggaaggtgagggaggatccggaccttaaggagttgggcgagaacgtggttaagacacggcgcacgcagaaaggcgagatgatcttcgagctaaagaaagatccagctgttaagagcctggattaccgggaactcgtcgcgaaatccctgggcagcgatgcaaatgtcagggctctttcacaggaggtggtgatcgaatgcagggatctggatgcggtcacgacagaagaggaactgagatttgccctaaccgagcagtgtaagctggatgttccggtgcaaattcgattaaggaaagcgtttggaggcacccagacggcggcgattcgcttatcggttgacgctgcaaacaagctggtggagatcggcaagataaaagttggttgggcggtgggcaatctgagagccactcctcgagttgctaagcagatggagagatgcttccggtgtatagagttcggtcaccaggcgcgaagctgcaagggccctgacaggtccacattgtgctggagatgcggtggaagtggtcacgttgctcgagactgcacgaagcaaccgaggtgtatgttctgcaaaccggaggacggaaacgatcattcgacgggtggcttcaaatgcccgatgtacaagaaggcgaaggcaggtcaacaatgacaatgatggagataacgcaagtgaatctcaatcattgcgatgcagcacagcaactgttgtggcagtcgacaacggaaaccaagtgcgacgtcgcaataattgcagagccgtaccgagttcctatcaataacggtaactgggtggcggataaagcaaggatagcggcaatccaagttacaggcgggtttcccattcaagaagtagtggataacgatcatgaaggttttgttatcgccaagatcaacggtgtctttgtgtgcagctgctatgcgcccccaaggtggacccctgagcaatacaatcggatgttggatctactaactgataagttgataggacgtgcgccggttgttatcggcggggacttcaacgcctgggcggtggagtggggaagtaggctgaccaacgcaaggggttactgtctgctggaagccttagcgaagctgaatgttaaagtgtgcaatgaaggctctgtgagtacattccgtaaggacggacgagaatccactattgatgtgacgttctgcagcccgtcgctgatgaacaacatgaactggagagtaagcgaagaatacacgcacagtgaccatcagtccatccactacagcgtcggtcggcggatctccgctctaccgagcacccggaggacctgcgaaaggaagtggaaaacgaagcagttcgacaaggagctttttgtcgaggcacttcggacagacagcgacactcccgctatgaccgctgtggaactaacggaagcagtagcgagggcatgtgatattactatgcccaggaaactcgaaccgaataaccgccggcgtccagcttactggtggaatgaaacgctcagcaccctacgtgctgcctgccttaaagctagaagacgatttcaaagagcaagatccgaagcgagcagagaggaacgcaaggtgattttccgcgaggccaggaccgctttcaagcgggagattgctctgagcaaggccaattgcttcaaggagctgtgcagagaagcagacgccaatccctggggacaagcttatcgcgtcgtgatggcgaagatcaagggcccagctacaccagctgaaatgtgccctgaaaagctggaggtaattgtgaacggcctctttccgaatcacggtttaaccacatggccacctacgccgtacgtcgacggggtggaagtagctgccggcgcaaaccgggtgtctaacgaggaactccttacaatagccaaaggactaaaagtgaagaaagcccctggtccagatggtatccccaacatggcattgaaagcggcgatcgaagcgtttccggacatgttcaggataacgatacagaaatgtctggtggatagctacttcccagacatttggaagatccagaagctggtgttgctgccaaagcctggcaagccgccaggagacccagcatcgtatcgaccgatatgcctgctggatacgcttggcaaactcctggagaaaatcatcctgaacaggctgataaagtgtacggaaagcgagagcggactgtctaataggcagttcgggtttcggaaagggaagtcgactgtggatgcaatccggacagtcattgcgaatgcggagaaagcctcaaagcagaagaggagaggtaatcgttactgcgccgtggtagctatagacgtgaagaacgcattcaatagcgccagctgggaagccatcgccactgcactacacaacatgagggtccctgactatctgtgcaaggttctgaaaagctacttccagaatcgagtcttggtctacgagacaaaccagggtcagagatcggttagagtcacggcgggtgtgccacagggctccatactcggcccaacgatgtggaatattatgtatgacggagtgttaagacttgaactacccggaggagtcgagatcgtcggtttcgcggatgacgtcgtcctttcgataaccggtgagaccctggaagaagtagagatgctgacggcggagacgatcggttccatcgaggcctggatgagtgaagtaaagctgcggttggctcaccataagacagaggtagtgctagtcagcaactgtaaagcagttcaacgggccgaaattaacgtcggcggacaggttatcccgtcaaagcgtgcgttaaaacacctgggcgtgatggtggacgaccgattgaatttcaattgccacgtcgactatgcctgtgagcaggcagcgaaagttgttaatgctgtatccaggattatgccgaacatcggcggaccgagcagcagcagcagacgccttctggcgggagtatcctcttcgatacttagatacggagttccggcctgggctacagcgctgaaactgaagtgcaatcgaacaaaactttcgagcacgttccggctcatggctattcgtgtggcgagcgcgtacaggacgatatcgtcggaagcagtctgcattatcgccgggatggttcccatacacatcaccctggcagaggatgtagagtgttaccggagaagaggcactgcaaacgtgaggaagacaatcaaagcggactcgttggctaagtggcagcaagagtggaatgacgcggagaagggtagatggacctaccggcttatcccagatgtgtcggtatggatgtccagaaaacacggagatgtgaacttctacctaacacagttcttgtcaggtcatggatgcttcagacagtatttgtatcgattcggccatgcagagtccccattctgtccgacatgcccaaacaacgaggagacaccggagcacgtgatattcgactgtccgcgatttgaagaagtacgtggtgacatgctagcgagcgctgctggaaatctgagtcccaacaacgtagtagagagaatgtgtcaggacgaaaccgtatggaatgcggtgaacagagcggtcacgcggatcatgtcagttttccagcggagatggcgcgaagatcaaagagtattgggtcgcgatcggagtaggcttgatccaccgccggggacttgaccgagtcgttcgttgcgtagtaccggttataggtcgtcggggcgccggtgaaccggaagtctaccaccaaccggaatcgccgggccgacttcggcaccttactggtcgggttgaaaacatcggtgtcgagagaacttccaccgtcggggtctttctctgtcggagtaggctaggtccgtccaccgccggggactagaccgagtagaccgcgaaaaagcaccggtgcttggtcgtcagggcgcctgtgaaccggaagccagtctccaaccggaatctcagaaccgaccttggcaccagcctgggaagtatcggtaacggaagaagtttcagtgtcggggaactcttcgtcggatagggtagatccaccgtcggggactatccgagtcgtgcgcgaaaagccggagtgctgaatggcacacggacggcattagaataacaaatttggtgtatgtttgcaccaactgtgtcgctgaatggcgataggttaggtacgaacactaaaaagattagaataacaaatttagaagcgacaaaatgtgcatgagcacagaagaagaagagcgcatgagcgcattgccccccctgaagcagtcgcatcagtggtaccagggggatcgaggcgacaaggtgtagcagagtttttccaatcggttttctctgctcgggaggttgggaggaaaaaaaaaaaaaaaaaaaaaaaaacacacacacacacacacacacacacacacacacacacacacacacactcacacacacacacacacacacacacacacacacacacacacacacacacacacacacacacacacacacatacacgccAGGAGAAGTGAGACCCGGTGGCTCCAAGAAACATAAGGACGCCCCCGTTACTGGTGCACGCCATCCAGTAGAGAATGTCGTCGCAGACGGCCATACCCCGTGGCAGGTCGTCGGCAAAAGAAAAGCGAAGTCGGCCGGTAAAAGCAGGTCCGACAAACGGAAGCTCATAAAGAGAAAAAATAAAGGTGAAGCTCTCATCGTCAAAACAAGTGACGACTCGTACGCGGAAGTTCTGCGCACCATGCGGACTAATCCGGACCTTAGGGAGCTAGGGGAAGACGTAAAGAAAATTAGGCACACCCGCAATGGGGAAATGATCCTCGAGTTAAGAAGGGATCCAAAAGGAAGCAGCTCCTCCTACAAAGAGCTTACCGAGAAAGCTATGGGCGATAAGGTCGAAGTCAGGGCCCTATGTCCGGAAGCAACCCTCCTATGCAAAGACTTGGACGAGGTCACATCGGAGCAGGAAGTTGAATTAGCTATGAAGGAGCAGTGCGAGCTAGGAGAAGCCAGGATGACCATCCGTGTAAGAAACGGACCTTCTGGCACGAAGGTGGCATCGATCAAACTACCGATCGATGCAGCCAATAAGGCACTAAGAGTTGGCAAGATCAAAATAGGCTGGTGTGTGTGCCCCCTGAGTATCTCTCAGCAACCGGAAGTGTGTTTCAAATGCCTAGAGTACGGCCATCTGGCAAGAGATTGCAAAGGGCCTGACAGAAGCAAACTATGCAGAAGGTGTGGTGAGGAAGGCCACAAAGCTCAGGATTGCAGGAAGTCCCCGAAGTGCCTCATCTGCGCAAACACAGAGAACAGCAATCATCCGACAGGTGGCCgaagatgcccggccttcaagcaagTGAGTGCAACTAAGTCCCAGTGGAGGTAATCCAAATCAACCTCAACCACTGTGAGACTGCACAGCTTTTGCTACGAACGACAAGCCGTTGTGGAGCAAAACTGCGATGTTGCTATTATTTCGGAGCCATACCGAATCCCCTCCGAAGATGGAAACTGGACAGCAGATAGGGCGAAAACAGTAGCAGTCTGGACAGCGGGAAGATATCCCGTGCAAGAAGTGGTGTACTGCGCAGATGAAAGTTTTGTGGTTGTGAAAATCAACGGAATTTttatatgtagctgctatgccccACCAAGATGGACGATAGAGCAGTTTAACCAAATGCTGGACAGGATAACCGAGGAGCTAATCGGCCGAAGACCAGTCGTCATTGCCGGCGATTTTAACGCTTGGGCGGTCGAATGGGGTAGCCGTCTCACAACCCCAAGAGGAAGTAGTCTACTGGAGGCCCTAGCTAAGCTAAACATAGACATCGCCAACGAAGGTAGCACCAGTACGTATCGTAGGGAAGGTAGAGAGTCTATCGTCGACGTCACCTTTTGCAGTCCTGTTCTGATGGGAGCGATAAATCGGAGAGTATGTGAGGAATacacccacagcgaccatcaagccaTCCGGTACCATATTGGAGGCAGGGCTCGGCTGGAGTCACGTGGGACACAAACGAATGAGCGGAGGTGGAGGACAGCGAACTTCGAAAAGGACGTGTTTGTTGAGGCGCTAAGGCTGGAGAGCAATTCACTGAACCTCAGtgcagacgagctggtagcggtactaTCCCGCGCGTGCAACGCTACAATGCCAAGGATGGGAAAACCAAGAAACAGTCGACACCCCGTCTACTGGTGGAACCCAACGATTGCTGATCTGCGAGCACAGTGCTTACGAGCTAGAAGAAGGATGCAGAGGGCTAGAAATGACGGTGATAGGGAGCAACGTAGGTTACCTTACAGAGCAGCAAGAGCCGTATTGAACAAAGCGATCAAGCTCAGCAAGAAAGCCTGTCTTGACAATCTCTGTCATAAGGCCAACTTGAATCCATGGGGTAATGCGTACAAAGTAGCAATGTCGAAGATAAAAGGTCCTGCGGTACCACCCGACAGATGCCCGGAAAAGATGAAAGTTATCATCGAGGCACTGTTTCCGATTCACGAGCCGACAATCTGGCCGCCCACACCGTACGTCAATCAGGATATCCACGAGGAAGAAATCAGGGTGTCTAACGAAGAGCTGATCGCGGTAGCGAAAGCCTTGCCAATCGAGAGAGCCCCTGGCCCGGACGGGATACCAAACGTGGCCCTAAAAGCAGCAATCTACGAAAACCCGGATATGTTCAGGAGCACAATACAACATTGCATTCAGGAGGGCAGTTTCCCTGACATCTGGAAACGACAGAAATTGGTGCTACTGCCAAAGCCTGGGAAACTTCCCGGCGACCCATCAGCGTATAGGCCGATATGCCTATTGGATACCGTTGGTAAATTGTTGGAGAGAGTGGTCCTAAACAGGCTCACGAAATACACTGAGAGTGAGAGCGGTCTATCAGAATTGCAGTTCGGATTCCGGAAAGGCAGGAGCACTGTAGATGCCATCAGAAAGGTTGTGGATGCTATGCAGACGGCGCAGAAGCAACAGAGAAGGGGAAACCGTTACTGCGCGGTGGTCACCCTAGACGTCAAAAATGCTTTCAACAGTGCCAGCTGGGCAGCAATTTCCGATTCGCTGCACAGGCTAAGGGTacctgagtatctgtgccagattctgaaaagttatttccaGAACCGCAGATTGATCTACGAAACAGACGCCGGAAAGAGGAGTGTGGCTATTACGgcgggcgttccacagggatccATTCTGGGCCCGACTCTCTGGAacgtcatgtacgatgaggtttTGAAACTGAGCCTTCCCAGAGGAGTAAAGGTCGTCGGATTTGCGGATGACGTGGCGCTGCTTGTGATCGGAGAAACACGAGAGGAAGTAGAAGTACTGGCCACGGGGGCGATAGACACGGTGGAAGACTGGAGAAGAAGCTATCtctagctcaccacaagactgagataGTTGTCATCAGCAACCGGAAGAATGTGCAGCATGCAACAATTGTGGTTGGCGATTGTACTATCGACTCGAAGCGCGAAGTCAGGCACTTGGGAGTGATACTAGACGACCGACTGAACTTCAACAACCACGTTGACTACGTCTGCAAGAAGGCCACGGTGGTGATCTCGGCACTATCCCGGATCATGCCTAACAACTCTGCGATCATCAGCAGCAAGCGGAGACTACTAGCGAGCGTATCATCATCCATCGTCAGATACGCAGCCCCAGTGTGGTCGTCGGCATTAAAGACTGGAAGAAACCGCGCCCAGCTGAACCGTACGTCCAGGCTGATGGCGATGCGAGTGTCGAGTGCGTATCGAACCATCTCGTCAGACGCCGTGTGTGTAATAGCCGGGATGATccctatctgccttctactggaagAAGATAGCGAATGCTACAGGGACCGAGGCACAAGAGGAATTCGGAAGAGAGCGCGAGTCAGCACACTACAcaagtggcagcagcagtgggataacgctgcgaatggcaggtggactcatcgtctaattcccaacgtgtcgatgtggatcaccagagcacacggggaggttaacttccacatgacacaatttctgtctggtcatgggtgctttaagcagtacttgtacagattcggccatgccagttcaccgatctgtcctgagTGTCGGGACACAGAAGAAACACCGGAGCACGTCATCTTCAGTTGTCCAAGGTTCGCGAGGAGAAATGGCAGCAATTGTCGGCGTCGACGTAAATGTGGAAAATATCGTCGAACGTATGTGCAGCGACGAAGAAAAGTGGAACGTAGTTAACAGGACTGTAGTTCAGATCATGGTTGTACTACAGCAAAGTTGGCGGGAGGAACAACGATCGgtttcgggagacattccttcgcCGGGAAACTCTCTGACGGAGTAGATCCGAGGGCTAGTAGAGTAGAACGCGTCGTAGCACCGGtctgggtcgtcggagcgccagtgAACCGGACGCCAGGACCCACCGGCATCGCTGGAGTGACTTCGGCACCCCGCCGGTAAGTTCGTAATGTCCGCAAGGCGTAGAAGATGTCTGCCTCCGGGCGGGTCTGCGCTGAATGGCGAAAAATGTAGGAAATTAACAAATTACTAACAGGAGCTAAATGGTTCAGCATGACGCATGTTGCTTGCTGATTGGCGAAACCTAACAAATTACCAACAAGAGCTAATTGGCTTAGCATGGAGGTAGCGAAAAAgcatagaaaattttaacaataacagcgtagaataacaaattggtgatggtgcacaaggcacataacgcctcccctccgaagaaatactacaTGGTGGttccggaggggaatttaaggtggaggtgaactaggagagtgtttttagtgggtaggcgcacattcgaatcccacacagcgtcttttgaagatttttggactcctagaataaaaaaaaaaacacacacacacacacacacacacacacacacacacacacacacacacacacacacacacacacacacacacacacacacacacacacacacacacacacacacacacacacacacacacacacacacacacacacacacacacacacacacacacacacatacacacacaggggcagcagggacaggagtccaggggcttgacgaacccccccttctgcaaGTCGGGTGGAAACTTGGGAGTTTTcctaagcgaaaaccgttcacacacccgtgtggattaccacctttggctcttccttcggggagtgaccgagcttctggcttccagacagctcaagcggaggatgcctaggatgtggtggggtttcaacagtgggctctgttggatcctcataaaaagccacacatctgcaagcaactccgtacaagcgacctggtaccgctttcaaagtgccttagcccaaacacccggagtgccaaccggcacatcaggattgatgccagtaacatcctgattatggcatactggtcaacgcaaacgacaacggactacggattatggatcggatggcgatgatgggctgacattcgtgctgttctgttccctgagtaaggaagggtgacacctacttttaacggcgagcgggctaacagtacgtttgcctccgtcccgttaaaaccttggcaggcctccaggtacgttcaatactcgcaccaacaaaggtgggtagtaggctcagatggaacattcctgacctacgctgatccggctctggacacgtaccccatgaaggtaaagcctgtatccgcaataatcgggacacagaaatatggctgtaactctgcaatagatacattcaaattgctcaaattctgcctgataatatcttaatatgtgttcatttcacctgcaaaattacatgtgaatcggtgaagtaccttttgttgtagcaatgaaacagtagaacgcgtgcatttgaattttgtacagcccctggtttagcttgtcagcgctgtaacttttgaatttgataaagaaaatgactgaaattttgaacacaaatctctcattctactttacttacataggcaaaatttcaaaaaaatcgatgcactatcaacaattttatagtcgaaacatatattggggctgaccgtgattttagcccttcagacaacaattagtgagcaccccttattgtttcgattgtattgttgaaagtactacaccaataatcatcaaattttgcaggcataatatacacataatcaactaccttctgtgagaatttcatgaaaattgacagagatattcaaaagttatgaatgggcaaacatcgcacataaaaaacatgaaacattttcactaacactatcccctatcaacaccagtaacttttaatccaattgataaaagttgatgaaattttgcaagaaagtgtctctataagtatcataactgctcacgatgtttcataattatcatcacagaactttgaattgtagcggaaaagcaccatctagtatgcgaatgaaaattggtgatgattgtacaaaatcttaaaaacgtcgtctgtttgtttctcatccacagttaaaagtaatgcatcgatttttatgaaattttgcataaatgataaacatacaccaaagagttctcagttaatttttggccaatttttattgattcactacagagttactgccgtacttttgtgtcccgattattgcggatacaggctttacgcgttcaaccctcgcttgacctccctgctttgcaaagataaccaagggatcataagcgactactacaacgagtggagatagcggcccggagtggggacccaacaaaatggagaatctaacgaatatcgaagtcgaggaggacgcgaacgcgttccgaagaagcgagaggatgcagagatcactagtgacaccgctggaaaccgcagcgatcgctaccagtagcacaatccgaagcgagctccaaggaaaccaacaggagctagggtcttcgaaccagcgagtgttcacaccgacgccgaagagcagtgctgctcaagagtcgggtttgggtgaggtgaggaagaaggtgaacgaactgtacgagtttgtgaaggacagacacaacgtgcacctgaaaataaagcagatggtgacgaacatcaaatctgctgttatagctgccgaacgagagcaaaaggcactcagattgagagctgaaacagctgaaaaggctgtaacggaagctgcaggaagagctacggcggaaactcgggagacgcctaagagtcaccgctcggagaaaaggggtagggacacgcctggagacgaggaagtcccgaagaagcagaagaacgatcagtcgcgcgtcgacaatcagagaaacgatggcagagacagtggatggcgcaccgttgaaagccagcgagttaagaagaaaaagcgaaaggaaaaaaatagaaaggaagacggaaccggaaaagaaagataaacttcggccgtctaggaggaaaagcagaggtgatgccctcatagtcgaagcgagcgacaagacaacgtacgctgcgcttctcaggaaggtgagagaggatccggaccttaaggggttgggcgagaacgtggttaagacacggcgcacgcagaaaggcgagatgatcttcgagctaaagaaagatccagctgttaagagcctggattaccgggaactcgtcgcgaaatccctgggcagcgatgcaaatgtcagggctctttcacaggaggtggtgatcgagtgcagggatctggatgcggtcacgacagaagaggaactgagatttgccctaaccgagcagtgtaagctggatgttccggtgcaaattcggttaaggtgaaacgggacgccgtgttatttttcctatcttgcctctctttctaacaatttgcctcgcgattttgaagatggtaatctcgagacctatcgcactgaagatgctgaaaaccaatcagcatatgcactgcaagtgagcatacacaatgataggtttttgttgca contains:
- the LOC134290922 gene encoding uncharacterized protein LOC134290922 encodes the protein MRTNPDLRELGEDVKKIRHTRNGEMILELRRDPKGSSSSYKELTEKAMGDKVEVRALCPEATLLCKDLDEVTSEQEVELAMKEQCELGEARMTIRVRNGPSGTKVASIKLPIDAANKALRVGKIKIGWCVCPLSISQQPEVCFKCLEYGHLARDCKGPDRSKLCRRCGEEGHKAQDCRKSPKCLICANTENSNHPTGGRRCPAFKQVSATKSQWR
- the LOC134289547 gene encoding uncharacterized protein LOC134289547 is translated as MENLTNIEVEEDANAFRRSERMQRSLVTPLETAAIATSSTIRSELQGNQQELGSSNQRVFTPTPKSSAAQESGLGEVRKKVNELYEFVKDRHNVHLKIKQMVTNIKSAVIAAEREQKALRLRAETAEKAVTEAAGRATAETRETPKSHRSEKRGRDTPGDEEVPKKQKNDQSRVDNQRNDGRDSGWRTVESQRVKKKKRKEKNRKEDGTGKER